The DNA window gtaatattccattgtatatatacatatatacaatcttctttatccattgatcagtcagtggacatttgggctctttccatactttagctattgctGATattactgctataaacattggggtacatgtgtccctttgaaacagcacacctgtatcccttggataaatacctagtagtgcaattggtgggtcatagggtagttctatttttaattttttgaggaacctccatactgttttccagagtggctgcaccagtttgcattcccaagcagattttggttttgttgatcctctctattgtttctttattttcaatatcattacttctacttttttcctactcttcttctactttctttggattactcagttgttctttttttctaattccttgagTTAAATGCCTTGCTTATGATTTTCAATGTTTcttatattctattatatgtattaagctagaatttaaattttagttttattccaCAGGTTCTGACATGGAGTGATCCTCTTGTcacctaaatatttcataatttctagtGTATCTTCTATGACCAACATATAATTTAAAGAgtgcttctgttttccaaattataggggattttcagttctctttttgTTACTACTTTCTAATCTTATTTAATTATGTTTAGAGAACAAAGACACATGCTCTAGATTCTTTGATATTTGTTGAGACTTCCTTTATGGACTTAACTgtgatcaattttttaaaatgttccatgggagcattaagaaaatatatattcctggggcacctgggtggctcagtcagttaagcatccgactttggctcaggttatgatctcaaggtttgtgagttcaagccctgcctcaggctctgtgctgacagctcaaagcctggagcctgcttcggattctgtgtctccctctctctctgtccctcgtcctctcactctgtctctcaaaaataaataaatacttaagaaaaattcttggcaggggcacctggtggctcagttggttaagcatccgacttcagctcaggtcatgatcttgcagttcatgaatttgagcccctcatcaggctctgtgctgacagttcagagcctggagcctgcttcagattctgtgactccctatctctgcccctctcctgttgatactctgtctctctctgtttctctctctctctctctctcaaaataaataaacattaaaaaatactttaaaatgtttttaaatgcatattcccTATTTTCTGGaagtcattgttatttttaattttcttcaatgaACATATTTgcaacctgaaaaaaaaaggtggctgAATAAAAAGAGATAATTAGATCATGACTACAAAActaaaaaatcttcaaaagagTGATAATATTATTGTTAAGCACTTGTTATATATCAACTTAGCATGTGCCAATTATAGTgataagatatttatatatactgtCTTTTTTAATCCACACAGCATCCTACAAGGAAAATAcaatcattatccccattttgcagatgaagaaacagaagcacCGAAAcattaggtaacttgcccaagtcacaCTGCTAATCATGAGTGAAGTCTACATACTTATCTACTGAGCTATGTCATCATGTACACAGATACCCACATTTTCATATATacgcatatgtatatatgtaaaatataagcaGGCAAGCAAATTCATCCAACTTTAAATATAGTACATAGCATCTTTAGGTAGTCATAAGTAATACtgatgagagaaaaaagacaaaatacctCTGGTGGTTTTTTCGTTCAGATTCACACCATATTTTGCCAAAGCTCTAATCACATCACTTTGCCCAGCCATGCAAGCTGCATACAACAAATTTCTCCCAATGATGTCTTCTTCCAAGAGTAGCTGCATGGCCTGTTCATGATGAGGGTTCTCAGGATCCTCAAAAATCTTCTGCAAACCTTCTACATCCCCTGTGAGGGCAGGTTGTAAGACAGGATTAAGGGTGCCTGTTTCTTCTGGTTCTTTTGCTTCTCCTTCATCATCAccttcttcttcatcatcttcttcttcttgctGTGAGAAAAATATTGATCTTTCTGAACTCTCTGACTCTGGAGGTCCGTCTGGCTCCATTAACTCCAAAATTacctgaggcaaaaaaaaaaaaaaagtaatagaaatcTCTCAAACAAATCAGTATTTGTTTATTCCATTAGTCAGCTGATAATACAGATAGGATGAAAATACTTAACTGgctgaaaataattattacagTAAATTCAACaggaacagaagaagaaacagatcaACGTGGGCTAGATTCATTAGGAAACAAttgaaagagaaattgaaaagaaTGTTAAAGAGACTCACCTGCCTAAACAAGGGTCCATGTTGGGGAAAAGTGAGAAATATAGTGGGATTATCGGAGCCAGATTAAAACTTTAAACATTAGGTACTGACACTGACAGAATTATTCACTCAGTAATGCTTACTGAAAGCTTACTAATACACTACGTGCTATGTAGGCAGTAAGTAAATTACAAAGAAGAATCAAATTTATTTCCTGGCCTCAGTGActatttcaaaggagaaaatatcaCATGCACAAAATAAGTGTGATAAAAGGTAACAAGTGTTAAGTATCATAAGACATGAAGTATGCTATGGTAGTTCAGAAGGGATGAGATTAATTCCAGGTACAATTAATCATGGAATTCTTAGTGTTCCTTCTGGAAGAACACATATTAAATTGGTAATGATTCAGAGAACAGTAGCACAGTCCTCTTCATATGTATAAGAAtgtttgtaggggcacctgggtggctcagttggttaggcatcatactcctgattttggctcaggtcatgatctcacagttcaggagactgagccccaagtccggctccatgctaacagtatgaagcctgcttaggattctctctccctctctctcttcccctcccctgctagcactctctctctccccctctgtctccaaataaataaataaacattttttaaaaatatttaaaaaaaaaaaaaagaatgcttgtaGCATCACtgttcaaaacaacaaaaatcccaggcaggaaaaaaaaaacaaagcccacaAACAGGAGCATAAACTGTGGCATATTcacacaaaataatatatagtagttaaatgaataaattagggTGATACCATGTGGTCAGCTTATAACACGGCTCCCAATGACCCTCaccctgcctcctggtattcataCCCTTGTGTAATTCCCTCCCTTTGAATGCAGGCTGGATATAGCAACTCCCTTCTAATGAGAATACAGCAACAGTGATGGGATGTTATTTCCATAATTTAGTTATAACAGACTGTGACTTAGGTCTTGTTGGTATTCTCTCCCTGGCTCTTCTCACATCGTATGATGGGCAGGGCCACCTCTCAAGGAACAGAGGGCAACCTCTGGCCAACAGCCAGTAAGGAATGGAAGTCCTGAATCCATTAGCCCATGAGGAACTTAACTCTGACAACAATCATTGATAGAGTTTGGAAGTGGATCTGCCCCAGGTCAACTTTGAGATAACTGTGGTCCCAAGCAACACCTTGACTGTAGCCTCATGAGAGACACTAAAGTAAAAGATTTAGCTAAGTTGTGCCCTGATTCATGAGTCAGAGAAACTGGGAGATAAAGAACGTGTGCTGTTTTAAGCTACCAAGTCTGGGGGTAATTtgtcacacaaaaataaatagttgaaGCACACAACGATATGAGTGAATCTTAGCAACACAATATTAGTAGGAAAAAGTAAATCCAAAAGACTATATGTATCAAGATCTATTTTTGTAAAGTTCAaagcaattaaaattaaactGGACTTTTTAGGAATGTGAATAGACTCAGTaacactagtttttaaaaaagaagaaaagcaaggggcacctgggtggctccgtcaatcaagcgtccgacttcagctcaggtcatgatcttgcagttcgtgggttcaagccctgcgtcaggctctgtgctgacagctcagagcctggagcctgcttcaaattctgtgtctccctctctctccctttcagaaatttacattaaattttttttttttttaaaaagaagaaaagcaaaattcaacACAAGATTCAGGATCATGTTTATGGTGGGAGGGTAGGGGGAAGACACAGGAAATGGGATAAATGGCTTCATATATTTAGTAAAGAATATGGCATTTAAGCTGGGCCATAGAGAATGGGAAAGATTTGGTCATTCAGAAGTCAGAAGGAAGGGAAATCTACTGAGGCAGAATAACATCTCTATCTCACATAGCCCTACACTAATCTCTACCTTCACTAAATGTATATACTTGTAGGCTGTTGAAGTTAGGCTTTTTTTGGttacaaataacagaaaaatagtaAGATCAACTTCTAAAAGTAAAAGattattttctcacataacaaGAAATTTAAAGGTGGAAATGGTTCATCAGCTAACtctccacccccaacacacacacacacacacacacacacacacacacacacacacacacacgtattctTAGAGAACCCCAATTGAGAGAATTCTAGTGGAAGATAAGGCTAACGTCCCACCATGAAGGCCAGATACAagaccctcctcctctccatcgcAGCACAAGCTTGGAGGCAAGAACACAAATTAGGCTCGACCAATCAGCTGCTCAGTCCCAGGATCTTGACACTTcttttagtgttgttttttttgaTCGCTGCATTTtttactgacatataacattgtattagtttaaggtatAAAACATAATAATCTGATCTGTGTATATAtcataaaatgaatacaaaatgattataaaataagttaacatctatcacctgACCGAATTACACAACTTTTTTCTCGTGATgcaaacttttaagatttaatctcttagcaactttcaaatacaatGCAGTATTGTATTGAattcaatacagtattgttagctaTAGTCACTGTGCTGTACAGAACATTCCCAGAAcataccttttgaccccctttacccatttcaccGACCCCTAACTCCACCTTTGGCAACCACCCATCTATTCTCtgtgagttcagttttttttagCTTTCACATGTAAGTGACCAGGATCTTGATTCTGGGACATATGAACATGGGACATATGAACATGAGGCTAGTCATTCGACACAGTGACAACAAGAGTGTACTGATCAAACTCCCTCCTGGGTACCTGCTTTGGTTCTTGCAGTCTGCCCCTCCAGAGCTGCCTTGGTTTCCTGCTCATCTCTAGGCTCCTTGTTATCATATGGGCCCCTGATACATTACTCAGACACAGCTGTCTTCTCCCAAATCTGATCTCCCCTTCTTTAGGAATAGAGCcctgttctttattcttttaatcacacatttaaaaaaaaaaaacaatatttatattggaATACAActatttcccagtctcccttgcaACATGGTGTGGCCATATGTACAAATAGTACACATAAGATGTAAGTAGTGATATAGTATGAAACTTCTAGGAAAGTGTAATTCCTTCTAACTGGATTGCAAGCATGCACACAGCCATTAGCTTGCACAGCTAACTTAGACCAGGAGGTAGGTGTCCTGTCCAAATACTtacatataatttaatatgttatatggtatatagtatatataattttttaaaaaaattgttttaatgtttatttaattttgagagagagagagagagaagagagagagagcaggggaggggcagagagagaggaagacacagaatccaaagcaggctccaggctctgagctgtcagcacagagcccgacttggggctcaaactcacaaattgagagatcatgacctgagccgaagtcagatgcttaacctgagccactCAGCATTCTtagtacatataatttttatttgtattatatatattagtttatatCTCGTTTCAATTTtccaaatgtaaatatatatataatttctattagTAGGGTAACCACATAACTTATTGTTCAGTAGTAATGGATACTTTGTCCTGGGAACATTGCATTATGGGGCATACTTGCATGTatgttattttgatatttattaccTCCAGGCTGCTCGCCCCGGCCTCCTCGCCCTGGGCTGCTTGCCCCTGGCctcctcgccccgggcctccaggccttgagtcacttaccatggctcaccatggctgaagccgctccctgtacctgagagaatgGGGTCACAGAATCCCAAAAAGCGTCCAGACCCTGgtgtctcagctcagaaactccctgGGAAGTTCTGAGAAatgggagacacacaatcccaagcagtcgCTGAGAGCcctggcctccaggccctgagtcactTACCATGCCTTACCATGGCTGAAGCCGCTCCCTGTACATGAGAGAATGGGGTCACACAATCCCAAACACCCGCCAGAtcctgggttctctgctcagaaactcccggggaaGGTCTGAGGGATTGGAAACACAGAATAGGTAGTGCCCCTGCTCAGCCTGGGCCTCGGGGCCCGGGGCtactcgccccgggcctccaggtcCTGAGTcacttaccatggctcaccatggctgaagccaCTCCCTGTACTTgcgagaaaggggtcacagaatcccaaacagcctccagaacctggggtctcagctcagaaactcccggggaTGGTCCGAgaaatgggagacacagaatcccaagcaaccccTCCAGGGGCTGTGCagtgagcacaaaatcccaagggagACACAAGCTAGAATCACAAAATGCCAACAAACCCTGTGGtcttgttatgcccagaattcgtgatccccaaagaccactagggagccgagtccgatgcaaaagcaaaagagcctttattctaGCTAGctggagctcaatcccctacctgcaccgacgcagtggtgagataccagggagagagagcgagtttcaaaagcacaaaggttttataggggtctaggggcagttggtgaggtaatggctgtggcctcagccgattggctggggaagcgtcgtggcctcagccgattggctgggtaAGGatcggagtcctgttacgcaggtcgctgggcgtgttttgatcaggaagtttgaacgggtgagcaggaggttactcaaggggaggaggcgcggtctgaggtttctgcgattttcccgggAAAGGGGTCATGTCtaggacatagtcactcaaggtggaggacacagaacaagatggagtcggccagcATAGGCTCGCCCTTTCAGTCTCAGATCAGAAACTCCTGGGATAGGTCTGAAAGATGCGAGCCACACAATCCCAAACAGCTGCTGgaagccccggcctccaggccctgagtcactTATGATGCCTTGCCATGGCTGATGccgctccctgtacctgagagaatggggtcacagaatcccaaacacccgCCAGACCCCAGGATCTCTTctcagaaactcccggggaaGGTCTGAGGgatggaagacacagaattccaagcagcccctccaggggctgtgcagcgagcacaaaatcccacaTGAGACACATGCCTGAATCccaaaaagccaacaaaccctgtggtctcagctcagaaactcccgggttagtACCAAGGGatgcgagacacagaatcccaaacacccgCTGCGAACCatggcctccaggccctgagtcaccTACCATGTCTCACCATGGCTGAAGCTGCTACTTGTaactgagagaaaggggtcacagaatccCAAACTGCCTCTAGACcctggggtctcagctgagaaactcccgGGAAGGTCCGAGAaatgggagaaacagaatcccaagcagcccctcaAGGGTCtgtgcagcaagcacaaaattcCAAGCGAGACACATGCCTGAATCccaaaaagccaacaaaccctgtGGTCTCAGCTCAGCAACTCCCGGGATAGGTCCGAGGGATGCTAgacacagcatcccaagcagccGCTCTCAGCCCCGGCTTCCAGGCCCTGAGTcacttaccatggctcaccatggctgaagccgCTCCatttacctgagagaaaggggtcacagaagcCCAAAGAGCCGCCAGaccctggggtctcagctcagaaactccccggAGAGGTCCGAGGGATGCGAGACACAGAATGGGTAGTGcccctgctcgccccgggcctccagggcGTAGaggccccggggcgagcaggGACACtacccattctgtgtctccaatcccTCAGACCTTCCCCAGGAATttctgagcagagaacccaggaTCTGTCGGGTGTTTGGGATTGTGTGACCCCATTCTCTCATGTACAGGGAGCGGCTTCAGCCATGGTAAGGCATGATAagtgactcagggcctggaggacgAGGCTCGCAGCAGCTGCTTGGGATTGTATGTCTTGCCTCTCTCGCACCTATCCCGGGAGTTTCTGACCTGACACCACAGGGTTTGATGTCGTTTTGGAATTGTAGCTTGTGTCTCACTTGGGATTTTGTACTTGCTGCATAGACCCTGGATGGGCtgatgggattctgtctctcccatttCTCAGTCGttccccgggagtttctgagGTGAGACACCCAGCCTgcggaggctgtttgggattctctctgcccctttctctcagaTACAGGGTGCGGATTCAGCCATGGTGAGCCTTGGTAAGTgaccccgggcgtggaggcctggggcgagcagccccgggcaggGGCAATACCcattctctctcccatcccttGGACCTATccggggagtttctgagctgagaccccagggtCTGGcggctgtttcgggttctgtgacccctttctctcaggtacatgAAGCGTCTTCATCCATAGTGAGCCATGGTAAGAGACTCAGGGCCTGGAAGCAGGGGCTCACAGCGGCTcattgggattctgtgtctcgcatCTCTCGGACCTatcccgggagtttctgagctgagaccacagGGTTTGTTGGATTTCTGGGATTCGAGCTAGTGTctcgcttgggattttgtgctctctgcagagcccctggaggggctacttgggattttgtgtctcccatTTCTCGGACCTTCCCcgggagtttctcagctgagacccctgGGTCTGGAGGCAGTTTGggattctgtgacccctttctctcaggtacagggagcagcttcagccatggtgagccatggtaattgACTCAGGGcttggaggccggggctcgtagcaggtgtttgggattctgtgtctcgcatTCCTCGGTCCTAACCTGGGAGTATCTGACCTGAGACCACAGGgattgttggctttttaggattaaAGCATATGTCGCGTGTAGGATTTTGGGCTCCCTGcacagcccctggaggggctgcttgggattctgtgtctcccacttctcggACCTTCCCCGaaagtttctcagctgagaccccatggtctggaggctgctctcaggtacagggagaggcttcagccatgatgagccatggtaagtgatagccctgggcgaggaggcccaGGGCAAGCAGCCCCGGTggaggaggccctgggcgagcggccccaggcctgggggcccagggcgagcagccccgggcctgggggcctggggtgaGCAGGGGCAGTaaccattctgtgtctcccatcccTCGGACCTATccggggagtttctgagctgagaccccagggtctggaggctgtttcgggttctgtgacccctttctctcaggtccATGAAGGGTCGTCATCCACAGAGACCCATGGTAAGATACTCAAGGCCTGGAAGCCGGGGCTCACAGCGGCTcattgggattctgtgtctcgcatCCATCGGACCTatcccgggagtttctgagctgagaccacagGGTTTGTTGGATTTCTGGGATTCGAGCTAGTGTctcgcttgggattttgtgctctctgcagagcccctggaggggctacttgggattttgtgtctcccatTTCTCGGACCTTCCCcgggagtttctcagctgagacccctgGGTCTGGAGGCAGTTTGggattctgtgacccctttctctcaggtacagggagcagcttcagccatggtgagccatggtaattgactcagggcctggaggccggggctcgtagcaggtgtttgggattctgtgtctcgcatTCCTCGGTCCTAACCTGGGAGTATCTGACTTGAGACCACAGGgattgttggctttttaggattcaggcatatgtcgCGTGTGGGATTTTGGGCTCCCTGcacagcccctggaggggctgcttgggattctgtgtctctcacttcTCGGACCTTCCCCgaaagtttcttagctgagaccccatggtctggaggctgctCTCaagtacagggagaggcttcagccatGATGAGCCATAAAAAGAGACAGCCCAGGTCGAGGAGGCCCGGggtgaggaggcccggggcgagcggggcacttcccattctgtgtatCCAATCCCTCGGACCTTTCCAGGGAGTTTCTTTGCTGACACCCCAGGGTCTGGAgtctgttttgggttctgtgacccctttctctcaggtacagggagaagcttcagccttggtgagccatggtaatgactcaggatctggaggccggggctcgtagcaggtgtttgggattctgtgtctcgcattcctcggtcctaacccgggagtttctgagctgagaccaagggTTGTTCgcttttaggattcaggcatatgtcaccttgggattttgtgctcactgcatagcccctggaggggctgcttgggattctgtgtctcccacttctccaaccttccccgtaagtttctcagctgagaccccatggtgtggaggctgtgtgggatatgctgacccgtttctctcaggtacagggagaggcttcaggcatgataaGCCATGGTAAGAGACAGCCCCGGGAGAGATGGCCCGGGGCAGGCAGGCCCGGGCCTGGAGGGcgggggcgagcggggcacttcccattctgtgtctccaatccaTCGGACCTTTCCGgagagtttctcagctgagaccccagtgtctggaggctgtttcgggttctgtgacccttttctctcaggtacagggagagacttcaggcatgatgagccatggtaagagacagacccaggcctggaggcccgggccgagcagccccgggcctgggggcccgggccgagcggggcacttcccattctgtgtcgcCAATCCATTGGATCTTTCCGATGAgattctcagctgagaccccagtgtctggaggctctttcgggttctgtgacccctttctctcaggtaaagGGAGCGGCTTCAGCCATGGGGaaccatggtaatgactcaggccCTGGAGGCCGGGGTCGTAGCAGGTGGTTGGGATTCTGGGTCtggcatccctcggtcctaacccgggagtttctgagctgagaggaagggtttgttgggttttgaggattcaggcatatgtttccttgggattttgtgctcgctgcatagcccctggaggggctacttgggattctgtgtctcccactgctccaaccttccccgtaagtttctcagctgagaccccatggtgtggaggctgtgtgggatactctgacccgtttctctcaggtacagggagaggcttcaggcatgatgagccaagGTAAGAGACAGCCCCGGGGGGGGGAGGCCCGAGGTGAGCAGCCCCGGCCTGGAGCCCCCgtgggcgagcagccccggcctGGAGCCCCCGTGGGCGAGCAGCCcccggcctggaggcccggggcgagcgggccAGTTCCAATTTTTGTCTCCAATCcatcggacctttctggggagtttcccAGCTGAAaccccagtgtctggaggctgttttgggttctgtgacccttttctctcaggtacagggagaggcttcagcatgatgagccatggtaagagacAGCCTGGGCGAGGAGGACCAGGGCAAGCAGCtccaggcctggaggccccggggcaAAAAGCCCCTGGCCAGGGGGGGCGAACAGACCCCGGCCTGGAGCCCCGGGGCGAACAGACcccggcctggaggcccgggcccagcagaccccggcctgggggcccgggccgagcagccccgggcctgggggcccgggccgagcagccccgggcctgggggcccgggccgagcggggcacttcccattctgtgtcgcCAATCCATTGGATCTTTCCGATGAgattctcagctgagaccccagtgtctggaggctctttcgggttctgtgacccctttctctaaGGTAAAGGGAGCGGCTTCAGCCATGGGGaaccatggtaatgactcaggccctggaggccgggggtcgtagcaggtgtttgggattctgggtctggcatccctcggtcctaacccgggagtttctgagctgagaggaagggtttgttgggttttgaggattcaggcatatgtttccttgggattttgtgctcgctgcatagcccctggaggggctacttgggattctgtgtctcccactgctCCCACCTCCCAgtaagtttctcagctgagaccccatggtgtggaggctgtgtgggatactctgacccgttgCTCTCAgatacagggagaggcttcaggcatgatgaacCATGGTAAGAGACAGCCCACAGCGAGGATGCCCTGGgagagcagccccaggcctggaggccccggccgagcagccccgggccagcAGCCACGGTCCTGGAGGCCCGGTGCGAGCAGCCCCCGGCTGGAGGCCCGGGATGAGCAGCCCCATGCCTGAAGGCCCGGGgtgagcggggcacttcccattctggGTCTCCAATCCATCGGACCTTTCCgtggagtttctcagctgagatcCCAGTGTCTGGAGGTTGTTTCGGGTtgtgtgacccctttctctctggTTAATGGAGCGGCTTCAGCcgtggtgagccatggtaatgccTCAGGCCCTGGAGGCCGGGGGTcatagcaggtgtttgggattctgggtctcgcatctaTCAGTCCTAACcagggagtttctgagctgaggcAGGGTTtcttggctttttaggattcacgCATatgtttccttgggattttgtgctggctgcatagcccctggagtggctgcttgggttctgtgtctcccactgctccaaccttccccgtaagtttcttagctgagaccccatggtgttgaggctgtgtgggatactctgacccgttacactcaggtacagggagaggcttcaggcatgatgagccaagGTAAGAGACAGCCcggggcgaggaggcccggggcgaggagACCCGAGGCAAGGAGTTCCGGGgcgaggaggcctggggcgaggAGTCCCTggtgaggaggcccggggcgagcatcCCGGGAAGAGGatgcccggggcgagcagccctgggaggggaggccccgggcctggaggccccgggcccgcagccctgggcctggagtcccCTTGTGAGCAGTcacgggcctggaggcccggggatagcagggcacttcccattctgtgtctccaatccaTCGGACCTTTAcggggagtttctcagctgagaccccagtgtctggaggctgATTCGTGTTCTGtcacccctttctctcaggtaaagGGAGTAgcttcagccatggtgagcctTGGTAATGACTCAGGCCCTGGAGGCCGgagctcgtagcaggtgtttgggattctgggtctcgcatccctcggtcctaacccgggagtttttGAGcggagaggaagggtttgttgactttttaggattcaggcatatgtttCCTTGGGTTTTGTGCTCACtacatagcccctggaggggctgcttgggattctgtgtctcccactgctCCCACCTCCCAgtaagtttctcagctgagaccccatggtgtggaggctgtgtgggatactctgacccgttacactcaggtacagggagaggcttcaggcatgatgagcca is part of the Felis catus isolate Fca126 chromosome F1, F.catus_Fca126_mat1.0, whole genome shotgun sequence genome and encodes:
- the ANKRD45 gene encoding ankyrin repeat domain-containing protein 45 isoform X1: MVSDSRPGGPGRGGQGQAAQGEEAGASSLEVILELMEPDGPPESESSERSIFFSQQEEEDDEEEGDDEGEAKEPEETGTLNPVLQPALTGDVEGLQKIFEDPENPHHEQAMQLLLEEDIIGRNLLYAACMAGQSDVIRALAKYGVNLNEKTTRGYTLLHCAAAWGRLETLKALVELDVDIEALNFREERARDVAARYSQTECVEFLDWADARLTLKKYIAKVSAAVTDTEKGPGKLFKEDKNTILSACRIKNEWLETHLEASLSELLEQKQQLEDIVTPIFTKMATPRQVKSAKSVV
- the ANKRD45 gene encoding ankyrin repeat domain-containing protein 45 isoform X2 — translated: MVSDSRPGGPGRGGQGQAAQGEEAGASSLEVILELMEPDGPPESESSERSIFFSQQEEEDDEEEGDDEGEAKEPEETGTLNPVLQPALTGDVEGLQKIFEDPENPHHEQAMQLLLEEDIIGRNLLYAACMAGQSDVIRALAKYGVNLNEKTTRGYTLLHCAAAWGRLETLKALVELDVDIEALNFREERARDVAARYSQTECVEFLDWADARLTLKKYIAKVSAAVTDTEKGPGKLFKEDKNTILSACRIKNEWLETHLEASLSELLEQKQQLEDIVTPIFTKMATPHHKR